A region from the Hypomesus transpacificus isolate Combined female chromosome 11, fHypTra1, whole genome shotgun sequence genome encodes:
- the LOC124473908 gene encoding eukaryotic translation initiation factor 3 subunit L isoform X2 yields the protein MSYQHEDAEEASYDPYSYSNDYDLHTGDPKADLAYERQYEQQTYHVIPEVIKNFLQYFHKTISDLIDQKVYELQANRVSSESIEQKIYEIQDVYENSWNKLTDRFFKTSPWPEAEAIASLVGNDAVFLILYKELYYRHIYAKVSGGPTLDQRFESYYNYCNLFNYILNADGPAPLELPNQWLWDIIDEFIYQFQSFSQYRCKTAKKSEEEIEFLRNNPKIWNVHSVLNVLHSLVDKSNINRQLEVYTSGGDPESVAGEYGRHSLYKMLGYFSLVGLLRLHSLLGDYYQAIKVLENIELNKKSMYSRVPECQITTYYYVGFAYLMMRRYQDAIRVFANILLYIQRTRNMFQRSTYKYEMINKQNEQMHGLLAIALTMYPMRIDESIHTQLREKYGDKMLRMQKGDLQVFEELFSFACPKFLSPVVPNYDNVHPNYHKEPFQQQLKVFAEEVQQQAQLSTIRSFLKLYTTMPVAKLAGFLDMTEQEFRIQLLVFKHKMKNLVWTSGISALDGEFQSASEVDFYIDKDMIHIADTKVARRYGDFFIRQIHKFEELNRSLKKMATSNTTGTSSSTSAARAT from the exons ATGTCGTATCAACACGAAGATGCAGAAGAAGCAAGT TACGATCCTTACTCCTACTCAAATGACTACGATCTGCACACAG GTGACCCCAAGGCAGATCTGGCCTATGAGAGGCAGTATGAGCAGCAGACCTATCACGTTATCCCTGAGGTGATTAAGAACTTCCTGCAGTACTTCCACAAGACCATCTCGGACCTCATAGACCAGAAGGTGTACGAGTTGCAGGCCAACCGGGTCTCCAGTGAGAGCATAGAACAGAAGATCTATGAGATTCAAGATGTTTATGAGAACAG CTGGAATAAGCTCACTGATCGTTTCTTCAAGACGTCTCCCTGGCCAGAGGCAGAGGCTATTGCTTCCCTGGTTGGCAACG ATGCAGTGTTCCTGATCCTCTATAAAGAGTTGTACTACAGACACATTTATGCCAAAGTTAGC GGTGGACCAACTCTCGACCAGAGATTTGAGTCCTACTACAATTACTGTAACCTCTTCAATTACATTCTGA ATGCTGATGGACCTGCTCCTCTGGAGCTGCCCAACCAATGGCTCTGGGACATCATCGATGAATTCATTTATCAG TTCCAGTCCTTCAGCCAGTACCGCTGCAAGACGGCAAAGAAGTCAGAGGAGGAGATTGAGTTCCTGAGGAATAACCCTAAGATCTGGAATGTTCACAGTGTTCTCAATGTTCTCCACTCTCTAGTGGACAAGAGCAACATCAACCGTCAGCTGGAGGTCTATACCAGCGGAG GGGATCCAGAGAGTGTGGCTGGGGAGTACGGTCGTCACTCCCTTTACAAGATGCTGGGCTATTTCAGTCTGGTGGGCCTGCTCCGACTGCACTCTCTCCTAGGGGACTACTACCAGGCCATCAAAGTTCTAGAGAACATTGAGCTCAACAAGAAG AGTATGTACTCCCGTGTCCCAGAGTGTCAAATCACCACGTACTACTATGTGGGCTTTGCCTACCTGATGATGAGGAGGTACCAAGACGCCATCCGTGTCTTCGCCAACATCCTGCTCTACATCCAGAGGACCAGGAACATGTTCCAGAGGTCCACCTACAAATATGAGATG ATCAACAAGCAGAATGAGCAGATGCACGGCCTGCTGGCTATTGCACTCACCATGTACCCCATGCGCATCGACGAGAGCATCCATACCCAGCTGAGGGAGAAGTATGGAGACAAAATGCTGCGTATGCAGAAGGG TGACCTGCAGGTGTTTGAAGAGCTCTTCAGCTTTGCCTGCCCTAAGTTCCTGTCTCCCGTGGTGCCCAACTATGACAACGTCCACCCAAACTACCACAAAGAGCCCTTCCAGCAGCAGCTGAAGGTGTTTGCTGAAGAGGTGCAGCAACAGGCCCAGCTCTCCACCATCCGCAG ttttctgaagctgtacaCCACCATGCCAGTGGCCAAGCTGGCAGGTTTCCTGGACATGACGGAACAGGAGTTTCGTATCCAGCTGCTGGTTTTCAAGCACAAGATGAAGAACTTGGTGTGGACCAGTGGCATCTCCGCTCTGGACGGAGAGTTTCAGTCTGCCTCCGAGGTTGACTTCTACAttgacaag GACATGATCCACATCGCTGACACCAAGGTCGCCCGTCGCTACGGTGACTTCTTCATTAGGCAAATCCACAAGTTTGAGGAG TTGAACAGATCATTGAAGAAGATGGCGACGAGTAACACCACTGGGACATCCAGCAGCACGTCTGCAGCCAGGGCCACATGA
- the LOC124473908 gene encoding eukaryotic translation initiation factor 3 subunit L isoform X1 codes for MSYQHEDAEEASYDPYSYSNDYDLHTGDPKADLAYERQYEQQTYHVIPEVIKNFLQYFHKTISDLIDQKVYELQANRVSSESIEQKIYEIQDVYENSWNKLTDRFFKTSPWPEAEAIASLVGNGKSADSSDAVFLILYKELYYRHIYAKVSGGPTLDQRFESYYNYCNLFNYILNADGPAPLELPNQWLWDIIDEFIYQFQSFSQYRCKTAKKSEEEIEFLRNNPKIWNVHSVLNVLHSLVDKSNINRQLEVYTSGGDPESVAGEYGRHSLYKMLGYFSLVGLLRLHSLLGDYYQAIKVLENIELNKKSMYSRVPECQITTYYYVGFAYLMMRRYQDAIRVFANILLYIQRTRNMFQRSTYKYEMINKQNEQMHGLLAIALTMYPMRIDESIHTQLREKYGDKMLRMQKGDLQVFEELFSFACPKFLSPVVPNYDNVHPNYHKEPFQQQLKVFAEEVQQQAQLSTIRSFLKLYTTMPVAKLAGFLDMTEQEFRIQLLVFKHKMKNLVWTSGISALDGEFQSASEVDFYIDKDMIHIADTKVARRYGDFFIRQIHKFEELNRSLKKMATSNTTGTSSSTSAARAT; via the exons ATGTCGTATCAACACGAAGATGCAGAAGAAGCAAGT TACGATCCTTACTCCTACTCAAATGACTACGATCTGCACACAG GTGACCCCAAGGCAGATCTGGCCTATGAGAGGCAGTATGAGCAGCAGACCTATCACGTTATCCCTGAGGTGATTAAGAACTTCCTGCAGTACTTCCACAAGACCATCTCGGACCTCATAGACCAGAAGGTGTACGAGTTGCAGGCCAACCGGGTCTCCAGTGAGAGCATAGAACAGAAGATCTATGAGATTCAAGATGTTTATGAGAACAG CTGGAATAAGCTCACTGATCGTTTCTTCAAGACGTCTCCCTGGCCAGAGGCAGAGGCTATTGCTTCCCTGGTTGGCAACGGTAAGTCTGCTGATTCATCTG ATGCAGTGTTCCTGATCCTCTATAAAGAGTTGTACTACAGACACATTTATGCCAAAGTTAGC GGTGGACCAACTCTCGACCAGAGATTTGAGTCCTACTACAATTACTGTAACCTCTTCAATTACATTCTGA ATGCTGATGGACCTGCTCCTCTGGAGCTGCCCAACCAATGGCTCTGGGACATCATCGATGAATTCATTTATCAG TTCCAGTCCTTCAGCCAGTACCGCTGCAAGACGGCAAAGAAGTCAGAGGAGGAGATTGAGTTCCTGAGGAATAACCCTAAGATCTGGAATGTTCACAGTGTTCTCAATGTTCTCCACTCTCTAGTGGACAAGAGCAACATCAACCGTCAGCTGGAGGTCTATACCAGCGGAG GGGATCCAGAGAGTGTGGCTGGGGAGTACGGTCGTCACTCCCTTTACAAGATGCTGGGCTATTTCAGTCTGGTGGGCCTGCTCCGACTGCACTCTCTCCTAGGGGACTACTACCAGGCCATCAAAGTTCTAGAGAACATTGAGCTCAACAAGAAG AGTATGTACTCCCGTGTCCCAGAGTGTCAAATCACCACGTACTACTATGTGGGCTTTGCCTACCTGATGATGAGGAGGTACCAAGACGCCATCCGTGTCTTCGCCAACATCCTGCTCTACATCCAGAGGACCAGGAACATGTTCCAGAGGTCCACCTACAAATATGAGATG ATCAACAAGCAGAATGAGCAGATGCACGGCCTGCTGGCTATTGCACTCACCATGTACCCCATGCGCATCGACGAGAGCATCCATACCCAGCTGAGGGAGAAGTATGGAGACAAAATGCTGCGTATGCAGAAGGG TGACCTGCAGGTGTTTGAAGAGCTCTTCAGCTTTGCCTGCCCTAAGTTCCTGTCTCCCGTGGTGCCCAACTATGACAACGTCCACCCAAACTACCACAAAGAGCCCTTCCAGCAGCAGCTGAAGGTGTTTGCTGAAGAGGTGCAGCAACAGGCCCAGCTCTCCACCATCCGCAG ttttctgaagctgtacaCCACCATGCCAGTGGCCAAGCTGGCAGGTTTCCTGGACATGACGGAACAGGAGTTTCGTATCCAGCTGCTGGTTTTCAAGCACAAGATGAAGAACTTGGTGTGGACCAGTGGCATCTCCGCTCTGGACGGAGAGTTTCAGTCTGCCTCCGAGGTTGACTTCTACAttgacaag GACATGATCCACATCGCTGACACCAAGGTCGCCCGTCGCTACGGTGACTTCTTCATTAGGCAAATCCACAAGTTTGAGGAG TTGAACAGATCATTGAAGAAGATGGCGACGAGTAACACCACTGGGACATCCAGCAGCACGTCTGCAGCCAGGGCCACATGA